A window of Blastomonas sp. SL216 contains these coding sequences:
- a CDS encoding ribonucleotide-diphosphate reductase subunit beta, which yields MSLLEARTQYKPFEYPWAYDFWKRQQQIHWMPEEVPLGEDCRDWAQKLSDHERNLLTQIFRFFTQADVEVQNCYHENYGRVFKPTEVKMMLTAFSNMETVHIAAYSHLLDTIGMPESEYGMFLEYEEMKAKHDYLATFSVDTDEDIARTLAMFGGFTEGLQLFASFAMLMNFPRFNKMKGMGQIVSWSVRDESLHCEGIIRLFHAFCAERGCLTKAVKEDIIDCCQKTVRLEDAFIDLAFEQGPVSGMTAKEIKRYIRYIADWRLSQLGLPAIYMIEDHPLPWLAPLLNGVEHANFFETRATEYSKGATRGNWNDVWSAFDKRQKKSAANEVAIIDDSEDMFKQAGIAAE from the coding sequence ATGTCCCTTCTCGAAGCCCGCACCCAGTACAAGCCCTTCGAATATCCCTGGGCCTATGATTTCTGGAAGCGCCAGCAGCAGATCCACTGGATGCCGGAAGAAGTGCCGCTGGGCGAGGATTGCCGCGACTGGGCGCAGAAGCTCTCCGACCATGAGCGCAACCTGCTGACGCAGATCTTCCGCTTCTTCACCCAGGCCGATGTCGAGGTGCAGAACTGCTATCACGAAAATTACGGCCGCGTGTTCAAGCCGACCGAGGTCAAGATGATGCTGACCGCGTTCAGCAACATGGAAACGGTCCACATCGCCGCGTACAGCCATCTGCTCGACACCATCGGCATGCCCGAGAGCGAATATGGCATGTTCCTCGAATATGAGGAAATGAAGGCCAAGCACGATTATCTCGCCACGTTCAGCGTGGACACCGATGAGGACATCGCGCGCACGCTCGCCATGTTCGGCGGTTTCACCGAAGGCTTGCAGCTGTTCGCCAGCTTCGCGATGCTGATGAACTTCCCGCGCTTCAACAAGATGAAGGGCATGGGCCAGATCGTCAGCTGGTCGGTGCGCGACGAAAGCCTGCACTGCGAAGGCATCATCCGCCTGTTCCACGCCTTCTGCGCCGAGCGCGGCTGCCTGACCAAGGCGGTGAAGGAGGACATTATCGACTGCTGCCAGAAGACCGTGCGGCTGGAAGATGCGTTCATCGATCTGGCGTTCGAACAGGGCCCGGTCAGCGGCATGACCGCCAAGGAGATCAAGCGCTATATCCGCTATATCGCCGACTGGCGCCTCAGCCAGCTGGGCCTGCCCGCGATCTACATGATCGAGGACCACCCGCTCCCCTGGCTCGCCCCGCTGCTCAACGGCGTCGAGCACGCCAACTTCTTCGAAACCCGCGCGACCGAATATTCGAAGGGCGCCACGCGCGGCAACTGGAACGACGTGTGGAGCGCCTTCGACAAGCGCCAGAAGAAGAGCGCCGCGAACGAAGTCGCGATCATCGACGACAGCGAGGACATGTTCAAGCAGGCGGGAATCGCGGCGGAGTAA
- a CDS encoding MFS transporter produces the protein MIAEKPRKSFWQLFNLSFGFFGIQIGFALQNANMSRIFQSLGESLDNLPALWIAAPLTGLLVQPIVGHYSDRTWTRLGRRRPYFLAGAVLAALSLVIMPLSQSLLLAAMMLWILDASLNISMEPFRAFVGDNLRKDQHTMGYAIQTAFIGAGAVAGSLFPYLLTDLGVANTAPAGQVPDTVRISFWFGAVALFVAVLWTILTTREYSPEEMRAFAEAQPDQADAQPVRALAAKGLGSAIGWIAAGAAVVALVWSFDLEKELYLLGALLGSYGLASLIAICRARAGHDASLLGAIVGDFSGMPPIMKRLSLVQFFSWSALFIMWIYTTPVVAQTVFGATDASSAAYNAAGNWVGVLFAIYNGVAAIAALTLLPWLASKLGKVRAHALCLLCGAAGFASFFFIRDAQGLILSEIGIGIAWASILAMPYAILASSLPQAKLGIFMGLFNVFVVLPQLLVATIMGSLLKAFFPTQPVWTMAFAAAVLALAALATLRVPEPETAPA, from the coding sequence ATGATCGCGGAAAAACCGCGCAAGAGCTTTTGGCAGCTGTTCAACCTGAGCTTCGGATTCTTCGGCATCCAGATCGGGTTCGCGCTGCAGAATGCGAACATGAGCCGCATCTTCCAGTCGCTGGGCGAAAGCCTCGACAACCTGCCCGCCTTGTGGATCGCCGCGCCGCTCACCGGCCTGCTGGTGCAGCCGATCGTCGGCCATTATTCGGACCGCACCTGGACAAGGCTCGGCCGCCGCCGTCCCTATTTTCTCGCAGGGGCCGTGCTCGCGGCGCTGTCGCTGGTGATCATGCCGCTGTCGCAGTCGCTGCTGCTCGCCGCGATGATGCTGTGGATCCTCGATGCTTCGCTCAACATCTCGATGGAGCCGTTCCGCGCCTTTGTCGGCGACAATCTGCGCAAGGACCAGCATACCATGGGCTATGCGATCCAGACCGCGTTCATCGGCGCTGGCGCGGTGGCGGGCTCGCTCTTCCCCTATCTGCTGACCGATCTGGGCGTCGCCAACACTGCTCCGGCGGGCCAGGTGCCCGATACGGTGCGCATCAGCTTCTGGTTCGGCGCGGTCGCGCTGTTCGTCGCGGTACTGTGGACGATCCTGACCACGCGCGAATACAGCCCCGAGGAAATGCGCGCCTTTGCCGAGGCGCAGCCCGATCAGGCCGATGCCCAGCCGGTCCGCGCGCTCGCCGCCAAGGGGCTTGGCAGCGCCATCGGCTGGATCGCCGCCGGTGCAGCGGTCGTCGCGCTGGTCTGGAGCTTCGACCTCGAAAAGGAGCTGTATCTGCTCGGAGCATTGCTCGGCAGCTATGGCCTTGCCAGCCTGATCGCCATCTGTCGGGCGCGCGCCGGGCATGACGCCAGCCTGCTCGGCGCTATTGTCGGCGATTTTTCGGGCATGCCGCCGATCATGAAGCGGCTGTCGCTGGTGCAGTTCTTCAGCTGGTCGGCGCTGTTCATCATGTGGATCTACACCACCCCGGTGGTCGCGCAGACCGTGTTCGGCGCGACCGATGCCAGCAGCGCGGCCTATAATGCGGCGGGCAACTGGGTGGGCGTGCTGTTCGCCATCTATAACGGCGTCGCTGCCATTGCCGCGCTGACCCTGCTGCCCTGGCTGGCATCGAAGCTGGGCAAGGTGCGTGCGCATGCTCTGTGCCTGCTCTGCGGAGCCGCCGGTTTTGCCAGCTTCTTCTTCATCCGCGATGCGCAAGGACTGATCCTCAGCGAGATCGGCATCGGCATCGCCTGGGCCTCGATCCTCGCCATGCCCTATGCCATCCTCGCCTCCAGCCTGCCCCAGGCCAAGCTCGGCATCTTCATGGGGCTGTTCAACGTCTTCGTCGTACTGCCGCAGCTGCTGGTGGCCACGATCATGGGCAGCCTGCTCAAGGCGTTCTTCCCGACCCAGCCGGTCTGGACGATGGCCTTCGCCGCCGCCGTGCTGGCGCTCGCCGCGCTAGCGACGCTGCGCGTGCCGGAGCCCGAAACTGCGCCGGCCTGA
- a CDS encoding DUF2442 domain-containing protein produces MIKLSSCKPVGNLCLSLSFSDGTTGVWDATALLGSKDTPLTVPLRDADAFAKAFIDNGALAWPNGLELAPWTLHAEMKAAGLLKGQAA; encoded by the coding sequence ATGATTAAGCTCTCCAGTTGCAAACCTGTCGGCAACCTGTGCCTGAGCCTCAGTTTCTCGGATGGCACAACCGGCGTGTGGGATGCGACTGCCTTGCTCGGCAGCAAGGATACGCCGCTGACCGTCCCGCTGCGCGATGCTGATGCGTTCGCCAAAGCGTTTATCGACAATGGCGCGCTGGCCTGGCCCAATGGGCTGGAGCTCGCACCCTGGACCCTGCATGCCGAGATGAAGGCAGCGGGTCTGCTCAAGGGCCAGGCGGCCTGA
- a CDS encoding TonB-dependent receptor: MKAIFRARRLRLASGRASLAALSTALMIGAACPALAQTADAEQPQGSAEIDEEAGVIIVTGFRASVENSIAAKRESNFIVDVVTADDIAGLPDVSIAESLARLPGVTSQRTGGQASAINIRGLSQDLVSATLNGREQVATSGNRVIEFDQYPSELINQAAVYKTPLASHIEGGIAGKVELKTVRPLDNRDAFKATVNLRGLYNDRASESPDVSSYGYRVSGSVQAKLLDDTLGIAVGYARLYQPNVATRFVQFDFPIPGTNGSPSRDLNGDGTVDSLNFGFEGIQFGGRETRDAAIGVIQWEPTSNLRVLIDGYYSRFKSDVKRRGFRIVSPQSGDNQFINPVISNNALIGGRIVNQVGSNGFGFGLGTELVNQDESRRDELYTIGGNVAYDFSDRVTLAVDVGYSKGTSFFNNAGINLRPYVNTPTGLRRADSIPGLISVDYQLNGTRLPTIRSISSNFTDVDPAGGGFFLDGQFLVPQSDSDELFATAADLTIRFDEANFLDTLRFGFRYADRRGDRRVTSFNTFGIPGSPLAVPGNLVTQAGFSGGYAAAGLPGFAVVDIDGAFNLAFGNRLGVRQPTDQIAFDFTIDQSFRIDEETYAGYAQLDFDTELGGLRFHGNIGGRYVHTDQGSTVNFADPNLVDNPATPPPARENRRPVTRGRTFNDFLPAVNLILDLSDRDILRASYSRQISRPRFFELRGSISVNTGSDGNTSGSGGNPGLSPYRANQFDLAYEHYFGNSGVLAIGAFYKDLESYIINGTIPQFNYVENGITPPPIPGTNVPGNAVGSFSSPINGDGGYVYGFEFQFSKTFVELPAPFDGLGVQINYAYSKSDLEFPSATSGATINLPLPGLSEHVFNPTVFYEKAGFGARLSTRHRSSFVSPQIGISELILTSAKETVMDAQLSYQFQEGSALRELKLLAQVNNLTDEPTRTYWSNVAQTGTIQNFGRTFFLGATYEF, translated from the coding sequence ATGAAAGCGATTTTTCGCGCCCGTCGTCTGCGCCTTGCGTCCGGCCGCGCCAGCCTTGCCGCCCTGTCCACCGCGCTGATGATCGGTGCCGCCTGCCCCGCGCTGGCGCAAACGGCCGATGCCGAACAGCCGCAGGGCAGCGCCGAGATCGACGAAGAGGCCGGCGTCATCATCGTCACCGGCTTCCGCGCCAGTGTCGAAAACTCGATTGCCGCCAAGCGCGAGAGCAATTTCATCGTCGATGTGGTGACCGCAGACGATATCGCCGGACTTCCCGACGTATCGATCGCGGAATCGCTGGCGCGACTGCCCGGCGTGACCTCGCAGCGCACCGGCGGCCAGGCGAGCGCGATCAACATTCGCGGCCTGTCGCAGGACCTCGTCTCGGCAACGCTCAACGGCCGCGAACAGGTTGCCACCAGCGGCAACCGCGTGATCGAATTCGATCAGTATCCCTCCGAACTGATCAACCAGGCCGCCGTCTACAAGACGCCGCTCGCCAGCCATATCGAAGGCGGCATTGCCGGCAAGGTCGAGCTGAAGACCGTCCGCCCGCTCGACAACAGGGATGCGTTCAAGGCCACCGTCAACCTGCGCGGCCTGTACAACGACCGCGCCAGCGAAAGCCCGGACGTGTCGTCCTACGGCTATCGCGTTTCCGGATCGGTGCAGGCCAAGCTGCTCGACGACACTTTGGGCATCGCGGTCGGCTATGCGCGGCTCTATCAGCCCAACGTTGCCACCCGCTTCGTCCAGTTCGACTTCCCGATCCCCGGCACCAACGGATCGCCCAGCCGCGACCTCAATGGCGACGGCACGGTGGACTCGCTGAACTTCGGCTTCGAGGGCATCCAGTTCGGCGGACGCGAGACCCGCGATGCGGCCATCGGCGTGATCCAGTGGGAGCCGACCAGCAACCTTCGCGTGCTGATCGACGGCTATTATTCGCGCTTCAAGTCCGACGTGAAGCGCCGCGGCTTCCGCATCGTCTCACCGCAATCGGGGGACAACCAGTTCATCAACCCGGTGATCTCGAACAACGCGCTGATCGGCGGGCGCATCGTCAACCAGGTCGGCAGCAACGGCTTCGGCTTCGGCCTGGGCACCGAGCTGGTCAACCAGGACGAAAGCCGCCGCGACGAGCTGTACACCATCGGCGGCAATGTCGCCTATGACTTCAGCGACCGTGTGACGCTGGCAGTCGATGTCGGCTATTCGAAGGGTACCAGCTTCTTCAACAATGCCGGCATCAACCTGCGCCCCTATGTCAACACGCCCACGGGCCTGCGCCGCGCGGACTCGATCCCCGGCCTGATCTCGGTCGATTATCAGCTTAACGGCACCCGCCTGCCGACCATCCGCTCGATCAGCTCGAACTTCACCGATGTCGATCCGGCCGGTGGCGGCTTCTTCCTCGACGGTCAGTTCCTGGTGCCGCAATCGGACAGTGACGAGCTGTTTGCTACCGCCGCCGACCTCACCATCCGCTTCGACGAGGCCAATTTCCTCGACACGCTGCGCTTCGGCTTCCGCTATGCCGACCGGCGCGGCGACCGCCGGGTGACATCGTTCAACACCTTCGGCATTCCCGGCAGCCCGCTGGCGGTACCCGGCAACCTGGTCACGCAGGCCGGTTTCTCGGGTGGTTATGCAGCGGCCGGCCTACCCGGCTTTGCGGTGGTGGATATCGACGGCGCGTTCAACCTGGCCTTTGGCAACCGGCTGGGCGTGCGCCAGCCGACCGACCAGATCGCGTTCGACTTCACCATCGACCAGAGCTTCCGCATCGATGAGGAAACCTATGCCGGATATGCGCAGCTCGATTTCGATACCGAGCTGGGGGGCTTGCGCTTCCACGGCAATATCGGCGGGCGCTATGTCCATACCGATCAGGGATCGACCGTGAACTTTGCCGACCCGAACCTGGTCGACAACCCTGCCACCCCGCCGCCAGCACGCGAGAACCGCCGTCCGGTGACGCGCGGCCGCACGTTCAACGATTTCCTGCCTGCGGTGAACCTGATCCTCGACCTGTCGGACCGCGACATCCTGCGCGCCAGCTACAGCCGCCAGATCTCGCGCCCGCGCTTCTTCGAGCTGCGCGGATCGATCAGCGTCAATACCGGATCGGACGGCAATACCAGCGGCAGCGGCGGCAATCCCGGCCTCTCGCCCTACAGAGCCAACCAGTTCGACCTGGCCTATGAGCATTATTTCGGCAATTCGGGCGTGCTGGCAATCGGTGCGTTCTACAAGGACCTGGAATCGTACATCATCAACGGCACGATCCCGCAGTTCAACTATGTCGAAAACGGCATCACCCCGCCGCCGATCCCGGGCACCAACGTTCCGGGCAATGCGGTCGGCAGCTTCTCCTCGCCGATCAATGGCGATGGTGGCTATGTCTATGGCTTCGAGTTCCAGTTCTCCAAGACCTTTGTCGAACTGCCCGCGCCGTTCGATGGCCTGGGGGTCCAGATCAACTATGCCTATAGCAAGAGCGATCTGGAATTCCCCAGCGCGACCAGCGGCGCGACGATCAACCTGCCACTGCCCGGCCTGTCCGAGCATGTCTTCAACCCGACGGTGTTCTACGAAAAGGCAGGCTTCGGCGCGCGTCTCAGCACCCGTCACCGCTCCAGCTTCGTCAGCCCGCAGATCGGCATCAGCGAGCTCATCCTGACCAGCGCCAAGGAAACGGTGATGGATGCGCAGCTTTCCTACCAGTTCCAGGAAGGCAGCGCGCTGCGCGAGCTCAAGCTGCTTGCGCAGGTCAACAACCTGACCGATGAACCGACCCGGACCTATTGGAGCAATGTCGCTCAGACCGGCACGATCCAGAATTTCGGCCGCACCTTCTTCCTGGGTGCAACCTACGAATTCTGA
- a CDS encoding ribonucleoside-diphosphate reductase subunit alpha, which yields MALIAMAATQAAAAQPAEAMDSKAVAARRFTVVTDSSRDALLTDFGKETLEDRYLLPGESYQDLFARVADAYADDQEHAQRLYDYISKLWFMPATPVLSNGGTGRGLPISCYLNSVDDSLEGIVNTWNENVWLASRGGGIGTYWGSVRGIGEPVGLNGKTSGIIPFVRVMDSLTLAISQGSLRRGSAACYLDVSHPEIEEFLEIRKPSGDFNRKALNLHHGVLLTDEFMEAVRDGADFNLKSPKDGSVRGTVNARALFQKLVETRLATGEPYIVFNDTVNRTMPAHHRELGLKVSTSNLCSEITLPTGRDHLGNDRTAVCCLSSLNIETWDQWHDDKRFIEDVMRFLDNVLQDYIDRAPPEMARARYSAMRERSVGMGVMGFHSFLQARGLGFESALAKSWNMKIFKHIAAKASEASMLLANERGPCPDAADQGVMERFSCKMAIAPTASISIICGGTSACIEPIPANIYTHKTLSGSFVVKNPYLEKLLREKSKDSTNVWNSILEKGGSVQHLDFLSAEEKDAFKTSFEIDQRWLLELAADRTPYIDQAQSLNLFIPADVDKWDLLMLHFRAWELGIKSLYYLRSKSVQRAGFAGGVEADNTIDAPKFELGETTDYDECLACQ from the coding sequence ATGGCGCTGATCGCCATGGCCGCCACCCAAGCAGCTGCAGCCCAGCCCGCCGAGGCCATGGACAGCAAGGCTGTCGCCGCGCGCCGCTTCACCGTCGTCACCGACAGCAGCCGCGATGCGCTGCTCACCGATTTCGGCAAGGAAACGCTGGAAGACCGCTATCTGCTGCCCGGTGAATCCTATCAGGACCTGTTTGCCCGCGTCGCCGATGCCTATGCCGACGATCAGGAGCACGCCCAGCGGCTCTACGATTACATCTCCAAGCTGTGGTTCATGCCCGCAACCCCGGTGCTGTCGAACGGCGGCACGGGTCGCGGTCTGCCGATCAGCTGCTATCTGAACAGCGTCGACGACAGCCTGGAAGGCATCGTCAACACCTGGAACGAGAATGTCTGGCTCGCCAGCCGCGGCGGCGGCATCGGCACCTATTGGGGCAGCGTGCGCGGCATCGGTGAGCCGGTCGGCCTCAACGGCAAGACCAGCGGCATCATTCCGTTCGTGCGCGTGATGGATTCGCTGACCCTCGCGATTTCGCAAGGCTCGCTGCGCCGTGGCTCGGCCGCCTGCTATCTCGACGTGTCGCACCCGGAGATCGAGGAGTTCCTCGAAATCCGCAAGCCTTCGGGCGACTTCAACCGCAAGGCGCTGAACCTGCACCATGGCGTGTTGCTCACCGACGAGTTCATGGAAGCAGTGCGCGACGGCGCGGACTTCAACCTGAAGAGCCCCAAGGACGGCAGCGTGCGCGGCACCGTCAACGCGCGCGCGCTGTTCCAGAAGCTGGTCGAGACGCGCCTCGCCACCGGCGAGCCCTATATCGTGTTCAACGATACCGTGAACCGCACGATGCCCGCGCATCACCGCGAGCTCGGCCTCAAGGTCTCGACCTCGAACCTGTGCAGCGAGATCACGCTGCCCACGGGCCGCGATCACCTGGGCAACGACCGTACCGCCGTGTGCTGTCTGTCCTCGCTCAACATCGAGACCTGGGACCAGTGGCACGACGACAAGCGCTTCATCGAGGACGTGATGCGCTTCCTCGACAATGTGCTGCAGGACTATATCGACCGCGCCCCGCCCGAAATGGCGCGTGCCCGCTACAGCGCGATGCGCGAACGTTCGGTCGGCATGGGCGTGATGGGCTTCCACTCGTTCCTGCAGGCGCGCGGCCTCGGCTTTGAATCGGCGCTCGCCAAGTCGTGGAACATGAAGATCTTCAAGCACATCGCGGCCAAGGCATCCGAAGCCTCGATGCTGCTCGCCAACGAACGCGGCCCCTGCCCGGATGCCGCCGACCAGGGCGTGATGGAGCGCTTCAGCTGCAAGATGGCGATCGCGCCGACCGCGTCGATCTCGATCATCTGCGGCGGCACCAGCGCGTGCATCGAGCCGATCCCCGCGAACATCTACACCCACAAGACGCTCTCGGGCAGCTTCGTGGTCAAGAACCCCTATCTGGAAAAGCTGCTGCGCGAAAAGTCGAAGGATTCGACCAATGTGTGGAATTCGATCCTGGAGAAGGGCGGCTCGGTCCAGCATCTCGATTTCCTGAGCGCGGAAGAAAAGGACGCGTTCAAGACCAGCTTCGAGATCGATCAAAGGTGGCTGCTCGAACTGGCAGCCGACCGCACGCCCTATATCGACCAGGCGCAGTCGCTGAACCTGTTCATCCCGGCGGACGTCGACAAATGGGACCTGCTGATGCTGCACTTCCGCGCTTGGGAGCTGGGCATCAAGTCGCTCTATTATCTGCGCTCCAAGTCGGTCCAGCGCGCAGGCTTTGCCGGCGGCGTCGAGGCGGACAACACCATCGACGCGCCCAAGTTCGAGCTCGGCGAAACGACGGACTACGACGAGTGCCTGGCTTGCCAGTAA
- a CDS encoding DUF4160 domain-containing protein, which yields MPVVSTFFGIIIRMYHNDHAPPHFHASYQGFEALIRIADGSVYAGSLPNRALRLVQDWTMRHQSGLLDNWQRGVDLLPMQLIPGADFDD from the coding sequence ATGCCGGTCGTCTCGACATTCTTCGGCATCATCATCCGCATGTATCACAATGACCATGCGCCACCGCATTTCCATGCCAGCTATCAGGGCTTCGAGGCACTAATCCGAATTGCGGACGGATCGGTTTATGCCGGCTCGCTGCCCAATCGCGCCTTGCGACTGGTGCAGGATTGGACAATGCGCCATCAAAGCGGATTGCTCGACAATTGGCAGCGCGGTGTCGATCTGCTACCCATGCAACTGATCCCCGGAGCCGATTTCGATGATTAA
- a CDS encoding fumarate hydratase, which produces MTVTIKAADLIESVADALQFISYYHPMDYIRALGEAYEAEQSPAAKDAIAQILTNSRMCAEGHRPICQDTGIVNVFVKWGMDCRLDDTSRSLQEIVDEGVRRAYLHPDNKLRASVLADPAFTRRNTKDNTPCVLHVEMVPGHHVHVDVAAKGGGSENKSKFKMMNPSDNIVDWVLEMIPQMGAGWCPPGMLGIGIGGTAEHAVLLAKKALMDPIDMGPLKARGAKTDVEAMRIEIFDKVNALGIGAQGLGGLSTILDVKIMDAPCHAAGKPVAMIPNCAATRHAHFSLDGSGPAYLEAPKLDEWPDVNWTPDKAAIRVDLDNLTPEVVQSWKQGDRLLLNGKMLTGRDAAHKRIQDMLAKGEQLPVEFRGRVIYYVGPVDPVGEEIVGPAGPTTATRMDKFTRMMLEQGLLAMVGKAERGPAAVEAIRDHKSAYLMAVGGAAYLVARAIKGSTVVGFHDLGMEAIYEFEVSDFPVTVAVDSEGNNVHQLAPLVWREKIAKEGLLQGA; this is translated from the coding sequence ATGACCGTGACCATCAAAGCCGCCGACCTGATCGAGAGCGTCGCCGACGCGCTGCAGTTCATCAGCTATTACCACCCGATGGATTATATCCGCGCGCTGGGCGAGGCCTATGAGGCCGAGCAATCGCCCGCGGCCAAGGATGCGATCGCGCAGATCCTCACCAACAGCCGGATGTGCGCCGAAGGGCATCGCCCGATCTGCCAGGATACCGGCATCGTCAACGTGTTCGTCAAATGGGGCATGGATTGCCGCCTCGACGATACCTCGCGCTCGCTGCAGGAGATCGTCGACGAAGGCGTGCGCCGCGCCTATCTGCACCCGGACAACAAGCTGCGCGCCTCGGTGCTCGCCGATCCCGCCTTCACCCGCCGCAACACCAAGGACAATACTCCTTGTGTCTTGCATGTCGAAATGGTGCCGGGCCATCACGTGCATGTCGATGTCGCGGCCAAGGGCGGCGGCAGCGAGAACAAGTCCAAGTTCAAGATGATGAACCCGTCGGACAATATCGTCGACTGGGTGCTCGAGATGATCCCGCAAATGGGCGCGGGCTGGTGCCCGCCGGGCATGCTCGGCATCGGCATCGGCGGCACGGCGGAACATGCGGTGCTGCTCGCCAAGAAAGCGCTGATGGACCCGATCGACATGGGGCCGTTGAAGGCACGCGGGGCCAAGACCGATGTCGAGGCGATGCGGATCGAGATTTTCGACAAGGTCAATGCCTTGGGCATCGGCGCGCAGGGGCTCGGCGGCTTGTCTACCATCCTCGACGTCAAGATCATGGACGCGCCCTGCCATGCGGCGGGCAAGCCGGTCGCGATGATCCCCAATTGCGCAGCAACCCGCCACGCGCATTTCAGCCTCGATGGCTCGGGCCCGGCCTATCTCGAAGCGCCCAAGCTCGACGAATGGCCCGATGTCAACTGGACGCCGGACAAGGCCGCGATCCGCGTCGATCTGGATAACCTGACGCCGGAAGTCGTGCAGAGCTGGAAGCAGGGTGACCGGCTGCTCTTGAACGGCAAGATGCTCACCGGGCGCGACGCGGCGCACAAGCGCATTCAGGACATGCTGGCCAAGGGCGAACAGCTGCCGGTCGAGTTCCGCGGCCGCGTGATCTATTATGTCGGTCCAGTCGATCCGGTGGGCGAGGAAATCGTCGGCCCCGCTGGTCCCACTACCGCGACGCGCATGGACAAGTTCACCCGGATGATGCTCGAACAGGGTCTGCTCGCGATGGTCGGCAAGGCCGAGCGCGGCCCGGCGGCGGTCGAGGCGATCCGCGACCACAAGAGTGCCTATCTGATGGCGGTCGGCGGCGCGGCCTATCTCGTCGCGCGCGCCATCAAAGGGAGCACGGTCGTCGGCTTCCATGATCTCGGCATGGAAGCGATCTACGAGTTCGAGGTCAGCGATTTCCCGGTGACCGTCGCGGTCGATAGCGAAGGCAACAACGTCCACCAGCTCGCCCCGCTGGTGTGGCGCGAGAAGATTGCCAAGGAAGGGCTGTTGCAGGGCGCGTGA
- a CDS encoding LacI family DNA-binding transcriptional regulator, with the protein MGRRPTSFDIAQLAGVSQPTVSRALSGNPAVSEQTRRRIQAIAAQLNYSVDKNASSLRRQQANTLALLFFEDPTPDDSMINPFFLAMLGSITRTASRAGFDLLISFQQLSSDWHVDYQDSHKADGIILLGYGDYEDYRARLTHLVEQGTHFVRWGSPMANEPGITLGSENRSGGYAATRHLIERGRRHIAFIGIASSHAPEFEDRWRGYCDALGEAGLEADPALQRDAVTSEEAGHEAVRSLLAAGTCFDAIFAASDLIAIGAMRALAEHGLNVPIDVALVGFDDIPAASFTNPPLTTVSQDVKAAGEALVDTLLRKIRGQAVEPYMLPTQLIVRGSSG; encoded by the coding sequence ATGGGACGCAGGCCAACCTCATTCGATATCGCGCAGCTCGCAGGGGTGTCGCAACCCACGGTTTCGCGCGCGTTGAGCGGCAATCCGGCGGTCAGCGAACAGACGCGCAGGCGTATCCAGGCCATTGCCGCGCAGCTCAATTATTCGGTCGACAAGAACGCCTCATCGCTGCGCCGTCAGCAGGCGAACACGCTGGCGCTGTTGTTCTTCGAGGACCCGACGCCCGACGATTCGATGATCAACCCGTTCTTTCTGGCGATGCTGGGATCTATCACGCGCACCGCCTCGCGCGCGGGCTTCGATCTTCTGATCTCGTTCCAGCAGCTCTCCAGCGACTGGCATGTCGATTACCAGGACAGCCACAAGGCCGATGGCATCATCCTGCTGGGCTACGGCGACTATGAGGATTATCGCGCGCGGCTGACCCATCTGGTCGAACAGGGCACGCATTTCGTGCGCTGGGGATCGCCGATGGCGAACGAGCCGGGGATCACCTTGGGGTCGGAGAACCGCAGCGGCGGCTATGCCGCGACCCGCCACCTGATCGAGCGCGGACGCAGGCATATCGCGTTCATCGGCATCGCATCAAGCCATGCCCCGGAGTTCGAGGACCGCTGGCGCGGCTATTGCGATGCGCTGGGCGAGGCGGGGCTGGAGGCCGATCCGGCGCTGCAACGCGATGCGGTGACGTCCGAAGAGGCGGGGCATGAGGCGGTGCGATCGCTGCTTGCGGCGGGCACCTGCTTCGATGCCATCTTCGCTGCGTCCGATCTCATCGCCATCGGCGCGATGCGCGCGCTGGCCGAGCATGGCCTGAACGTGCCGATTGATGTCGCGCTGGTCGGCTTTGACGATATTCCGGCGGCGAGCTTCACCAACCCGCCGCTCACCACCGTCAGCCAGGACGTGAAGGCGGCGGGCGAGGCGCTGGTCGATACGCTGCTGCGCAAGATCCGTGGGCAGGCGGTCGAGCCCTATATGCTGCCCACCCAGCTGATCGTGCGCGGTTCGAGCGGCTGA